From Dreissena polymorpha isolate Duluth1 chromosome 15, UMN_Dpol_1.0, whole genome shotgun sequence, a single genomic window includes:
- the LOC127860960 gene encoding putative nuclease HARBI1 — MFCPECVIGIKRNTGVSGTCERNTVRQTKMADNNINIPLLISLLEDSDEESDAVGEETMTLLMGAASSLPQELKAKIMDYTESVVPFYDDMSFRRKFRMSKGTFHILSQYLKDLPEFSFDHPGGKEHVSVEKQLLMTLWYLGSCDTIDKMGDRFGISTSSVIRCRNRILAAVNRHLKRRFIVWPNAQKIPEVEEHFGQRNGFPGIIGALDGSHIEIKKPTLHGNSYINRKGYASLQVQAVCTDDMLFIHIFTGYPGSCHDARILRNSDLWQNGPNLCGENHIIADAAYPTRKWLLTPYRDNGHLNAAQKKYNKYHSSCRVVIERAFALLKGRFRRLKYIDASVKTAVIIIMCSCIFHNICLINHDDVNEFLEDADMLDPVLNPICVHDNYNDEGVRKRDLIAAGLI, encoded by the exons ATGTTCTGTCCAGAATGCGTGATTGGAATAAAACGGAATACGGGAGTGTCCGGGACGTGTGAACGGAACACGGTACGCCAAACCAAAATGGCtgacaataatataaacattCCTTTGCTCATTTCCTTGTTGGAAGATTCTGACGAAGAATCCGATGCCGTAGGTGAAGAAACTATGACATTATTGATGGGAGCAGCCTCTTCGCT GCCACAGGAATTAAAGGCAAAGATTATGGACTATACAGAATCAGTTGTGCCATTTTACGACGATATGAGCTTTCGCCGTAAGTTCAGAATGTCAAAAGGGACTTTCCATATTCTTAGTCAATACCTTAAGGATCTTCCAGAGTTCAGTTTTGATCATCCTGGAGGTAAAGAGCATGTGTCAGTAGAAAAACAGTTGTTGATGACATTGTGGTACCTTGGAAGTTGTGATACAATAGATAAAATGGGAGATCGATTTGGTATTTCTACGTCGTCTGTTATTCGCTGCAGAAACAGAATATTAGCAGCAGTGAATAGACACCTCAAGCGGCGTTTCATAGTATGGCCAAACGCACAAAAGATTCCAGAAGTTGAAGAGCATTTTGGTCAGAGGAATGGTTTTCCAGGAATAATAGGAGCCCTCGATGGATcccacattgaaataaaaaagccAACACTACATGGAAATTCATATATCAACAGAAAAGGGTATGCGTCCCTGCAGGTACAAGCAGTTTGCACCGATGACATGCTGTTTATCCACATCTTTACTGGTTATCCCGGAAGTTGCCATGATGCCAGGATCTTGAGAAACTCTGATTTATGGCAGAATGGTCCGAATCTGTGTGGAGAAAACCACATTATTGCAGATGCAGCCTACCCCACCCGTAAATGGCTTTTAACCCCTTACAGAGACAACGGGCACTTGAATGCTGCTCAAAAGAAATATAACAAATACCATTCGTCGTGCCGTGTTGTTATAGAACGTGCTTTTGCTTTACTTAAAGGCAGGTTCAGGCGTTTGAAGTACATTGATGCAAGTGTGAAAACTGCAGTTATTATTATAATGTGCAGTTGTATTTTCCATAACATATGCCTAATAAACCATGACGATGTAAACGAATTTCTTGAAGATGCCGACATGCTAGATCCAGTTTTAAATCCCATTTGTGTACATGACAATTATAACGACGAAGGAGTTCGTAAAAGGGACTTGATAGCTGCTGGTCTGATTTAA